A region from the Bacteroidota bacterium genome encodes:
- a CDS encoding GNAT family N-acetyltransferase, with product MDKELSTDQLRIINCDLQAIQMVLEGNEVLSMYFAIQVPAGWTEFGAPIFEYTLERLKSNPEDAEWWSWLPVLRETNELVGSCGFKGKPNAAGEVEIGYEIAAAHRQKGLGTEAALALRDLAFRSAEVKKVIAHTLAEQNPSTRILAHCGMVKVADLIDPDEGPVWRWEIDRETYERQGRA from the coding sequence ATGGACAAGGAACTCTCTACAGATCAATTGCGCATCATCAATTGTGACTTGCAAGCCATTCAGATGGTGTTGGAAGGAAACGAAGTCCTGAGCATGTATTTTGCGATCCAAGTGCCGGCCGGTTGGACCGAATTTGGAGCGCCGATCTTCGAATACACTTTGGAGCGGCTGAAGTCAAACCCCGAAGATGCCGAATGGTGGTCTTGGCTACCTGTTTTGCGCGAAACCAATGAACTGGTTGGCAGCTGTGGTTTCAAAGGCAAGCCCAACGCCGCCGGCGAGGTCGAAATCGGCTACGAAATCGCAGCCGCACACCGTCAGAAGGGGCTCGGCACCGAAGCCGCACTCGCGTTGCGGGACCTCGCCTTCCGTTCGGCAGAAGTCAAAAAGGTCATCGCCCATACCCTCGCCGAGCAAAATCCCTCTACCCGCATCTTGGCGCACTGTGGCATGGTCAAAGTCGCAGACCTCATCGATCCGGATGAAGGCCCGGTTTGGCGCTGGGAGATTGACCGTGAAACCTACGAAAGGCAAGGACGCGCATGA
- a CDS encoding GNAT family N-acetyltransferase gives MNYPLRIETARLYTRALTLQDAEAWTHFLENAEATQYFPKLPVTPAERAEIWIESQLKRYSEGSYGLLALIDKESGAWIGQCGLLGQQVDGTAELEVGYHIFPEFWLQGYATEAARAFRDLGFQHNLAPSIVSIIHRENIGSQAVATNNGMKREKACEFKDMEVFVYRIWRAEWEKLQE, from the coding sequence ATGAATTATCCCCTTCGAATCGAAACCGCAAGGCTCTACACCCGAGCCTTGACGTTGCAAGACGCCGAGGCTTGGACACATTTTCTGGAAAATGCTGAAGCGACCCAATACTTCCCAAAGCTGCCGGTCACGCCTGCGGAGCGCGCCGAAATTTGGATCGAGAGTCAGCTGAAACGGTACAGCGAAGGGTCCTATGGACTTTTGGCATTGATCGACAAGGAATCCGGCGCATGGATTGGCCAATGCGGCCTGCTTGGCCAACAGGTCGATGGCACCGCAGAATTGGAAGTGGGTTACCATATCTTCCCGGAATTTTGGCTCCAAGGATATGCCACCGAAGCCGCGCGTGCATTTCGTGATCTCGGATTTCAACACAATTTGGCGCCCTCGATTGTCTCGATCATACATCGGGAAAATATTGGAAGTCAGGCCGTAGCCACCAACAATGGCATGAAACGCGAAAAAGCCTGCGAATTCAAGGACATGGAAGTCTTTGTCTATCGCATCTGGCGCGCAGAATGGGAAAAGTTGCAGGAATAA
- a CDS encoding amidinotransferase: MDTQSQPTQTVKDIFVTNEVGRLRKLLIHSPDGGIGKIIPSKFNAWLYDDTVQLIRMQKEYDQYVKILLWFLDPEVMQRYEKKEYEDRQDFFKPTSPHFHNSERVVEVQRLMANILKDKDVRTRMIVAVSAFEGLNREIQEELEQMEPEDLAKTFISGFISYEPEDDERKRKTKRKGQKKMKFIFPPVPNFVFTRDIGITIKDHILVSKLAMPARKRESLLMKFVTYYGLLKENRKRIIEISEDSDFFLEDEDVQKYKRISIEGGDVMMISPNHLIVGCSERTTASAVDAIIHRIFSIGWDANGGKSIDKNPDAPIPSLGIEKISVVKIPQERTVMHIDTIFTQVSRHAWVMFGEYSEIHKRKRGEEKVDFSAGFSDAPEEHTTKVIQFRKPASVPYMKNGEGISEEPLPGLETLLHRISIEDFGVKPQDVRVVYSGGGSDYFPFDEREQWTDSCNVLALKEGVVLGYDRNERTAIEFENVLDFDVIAAEDLLKQFENGELKPQDVTDTLILLPSTELSRARGGSHCMSMPLLRDAGF, from the coding sequence ATGGATACCCAGTCGCAACCGACGCAGACCGTCAAGGATATTTTTGTGACCAATGAAGTCGGAAGACTTCGTAAGTTGCTCATTCACAGCCCGGATGGTGGCATCGGCAAGATCATCCCGAGCAAGTTTAATGCATGGCTCTATGACGATACCGTGCAGCTCATCCGCATGCAGAAGGAGTATGACCAGTATGTCAAAATTCTGCTTTGGTTCCTTGATCCGGAGGTGATGCAGCGCTACGAGAAGAAGGAATACGAAGACCGTCAAGACTTCTTCAAGCCGACAAGTCCGCACTTTCACAACAGCGAGCGCGTCGTCGAGGTGCAGCGGCTCATGGCCAATATACTGAAAGACAAGGATGTGCGCACCCGCATGATCGTGGCCGTATCCGCATTCGAAGGGCTCAACCGCGAAATCCAGGAAGAACTCGAGCAAATGGAGCCCGAGGATCTTGCCAAAACCTTCATCTCAGGCTTCATTTCTTATGAGCCCGAAGACGACGAACGCAAGCGCAAGACCAAACGCAAGGGGCAGAAGAAAATGAAATTCATTTTTCCGCCCGTTCCCAACTTCGTCTTTACCCGCGACATTGGCATCACCATCAAGGATCATATCCTTGTGAGCAAATTGGCTATGCCCGCGCGTAAGCGGGAGTCCTTGCTCATGAAATTTGTGACCTACTACGGACTACTCAAAGAGAATCGCAAGCGCATCATTGAAATTTCTGAAGACAGCGACTTCTTTTTGGAAGACGAAGACGTGCAGAAATACAAGCGCATCTCGATCGAAGGCGGGGACGTGATGATGATCAGCCCCAACCACTTGATCGTAGGTTGCAGCGAACGCACCACAGCAAGTGCTGTGGATGCCATCATCCACCGGATTTTTTCCATTGGTTGGGATGCCAACGGCGGTAAGTCGATCGACAAAAATCCCGATGCGCCGATTCCTTCCTTGGGAATCGAGAAAATTTCGGTGGTCAAGATCCCACAGGAACGCACGGTGATGCACATTGATACCATTTTCACACAAGTGAGTCGCCATGCCTGGGTGATGTTTGGCGAATACAGCGAAATCCACAAACGCAAACGTGGCGAGGAAAAGGTCGACTTCTCGGCAGGATTTTCAGATGCGCCCGAGGAACATACGACCAAGGTTATCCAATTCCGCAAGCCGGCAAGTGTTCCATACATGAAAAACGGCGAAGGCATCAGCGAGGAGCCGCTTCCAGGCTTGGAAACCTTGTTGCACCGCATCAGCATCGAGGATTTTGGCGTGAAACCGCAAGATGTGCGCGTGGTGTACAGCGGCGGCGGCAGCGATTACTTCCCCTTTGACGAGCGTGAGCAGTGGACCGATTCCTGCAACGTGTTGGCATTGAAGGAAGGTGTCGTTCTTGGCTACGACCGCAACGAGCGTACGGCAATTGAATTCGAAAATGTATTGGATTTTGATGTCATCGCAGCCGAGGATCTCCTGAAGCAATTTGAAAACGGCGAACTCAAGCCGCAGGATGTTACAGATACGCTGATCCTGTTGCCTTCGACGGAGTTGTCACGTGCACGCGGGGGTTCGCATTGTATGTCGATGCCGCTGCTGCGCGATGCGGGGTTTTGA
- a CDS encoding PorT family protein gives MKSVWIALGFLLLTTGLWAQSPWHWGVRGGVMLGGPIPAKSNPDSSGGKLAVGPSVGGFVEYSLAERWRIQAGLSYAYKGATYQQLYRNDTLMPLEIFPGVVDTVPTFYYADVNGKMSLHYLDLPILAEWRATKRMWVQGGVYASALLGGSDKGDIQIQIGNGQVFPDTTTTFDNIQEIQRIDFGVTLGGRYQWERGPFIEFLAQRSIRSLYRKGFFASQGLDEVPLYHTQFYIGVGWWF, from the coding sequence ATGAAAAGCGTGTGGATCGCACTTGGCTTCTTGCTGTTGACCACGGGTTTGTGGGCACAATCGCCTTGGCATTGGGGAGTACGTGGCGGAGTGATGCTCGGCGGACCAATTCCGGCGAAGTCCAATCCTGACAGCAGCGGCGGAAAATTGGCCGTGGGCCCGTCGGTCGGCGGTTTTGTAGAATATAGTCTTGCCGAGCGTTGGCGCATTCAGGCTGGACTTTCGTACGCGTACAAGGGCGCGACCTATCAGCAGCTCTACCGCAACGATACGCTGATGCCGTTGGAGATTTTTCCGGGTGTCGTCGACACCGTTCCCACCTTCTACTATGCCGATGTCAACGGCAAAATGTCCCTGCACTACCTTGACCTGCCCATTTTAGCCGAATGGCGCGCCACCAAGCGCATGTGGGTTCAAGGTGGCGTTTACGCGAGTGCTTTGCTCGGGGGCAGCGACAAAGGCGATATCCAAATCCAAATCGGAAACGGCCAAGTCTTTCCAGACACGACCACCACATTCGACAACATCCAGGAAATCCAGCGAATCGATTTTGGCGTTACCCTTGGTGGTCGCTACCAATGGGAACGAGGACCCTTCATTGAATTCCTGGCGCAACGCAGCATCAGGAGCCTCTACCGAAAGGGCTTTTTTGCCAGCCAAGGCTTGGACGAAGTGCCCTTGTACCATACCCAGTTTTACATCGGTGTGGGATGGTGGTTTTGA
- a CDS encoding PCMD domain-containing protein produces the protein MKQNSPFPRIVWLLFGLLATNAAFAQGQIPNGDFEAWTAPPFTGYEEPSSGWWTTLNTLNSIGGPETVEKTTDAHGGSYAAVLTTKQWGTLTIPGLLVSGEFDIQNPNFLVQGQPFTDLPNAFQGWFKYSPVSGDSAGLAALLTRWNTSLQKRDTLAQAAWVVTAAYPNWTEFDLPFTYFQTGITPDSILVALVSSGDGQNFNGQVGSKLWIDDVRLDYATGNAESTLTAKPSVQVLGNQLAVHLPASGAASELHLYDLQGKHLLSQTLHSGDQNIDLDHANGIYLVEIRQGTNVRLRQKIACFRP, from the coding sequence ATGAAACAAAACTCCCCGTTTCCAAGAATTGTGTGGCTGCTTTTCGGGTTGTTGGCTACGAATGCAGCATTCGCCCAAGGGCAAATTCCCAACGGGGATTTCGAGGCTTGGACCGCCCCGCCCTTTACCGGCTACGAAGAACCTAGCAGCGGATGGTGGACGACGCTGAACACGCTCAACTCGATCGGCGGACCCGAGACAGTGGAGAAAACCACGGATGCGCATGGCGGCAGCTACGCTGCGGTGCTCACAACAAAACAATGGGGCACGCTTACGATTCCAGGATTGTTGGTTTCCGGCGAATTTGACATTCAAAACCCCAACTTTCTGGTGCAAGGGCAACCCTTTACCGACTTGCCGAATGCATTTCAGGGATGGTTCAAGTACAGCCCGGTCTCGGGCGACAGCGCAGGTTTGGCGGCCCTGCTCACGCGTTGGAACACTTCCCTGCAGAAGCGCGACACGCTTGCCCAAGCCGCGTGGGTCGTGACAGCCGCCTATCCCAATTGGACCGAATTTGACCTACCCTTCACCTATTTCCAGACAGGCATCACGCCCGACAGCATCCTCGTGGCTTTGGTTTCGAGCGGCGATGGGCAGAATTTCAATGGCCAAGTCGGCAGCAAGTTGTGGATTGACGATGTGCGGCTTGATTATGCGACAGGAAATGCGGAATCGACATTGACTGCGAAGCCGTCGGTTCAAGTTTTGGGAAATCAGCTCGCAGTCCATCTGCCAGCGTCGGGAGCCGCCTCGGAATTGCATCTTTACGACCTGCAAGGCAAGCATTTACTCAGCCAAACGCTGCACAGCGGTGATCAAAACATCGACTTGGACCATGCCAACGGAATCTATCTGGTCGAAATCCGGCAGGGAACCAACGTGCGGCTTCGTCAAAAAATCGCCTGTTTTCGCCCATGA
- a CDS encoding alkane 1-monooxygenase, whose translation MKHLRAFKYAFVLTGVAAGLISILGPGIWSYCLPIYAFGLIPLLELLIKPDPHNIEGAEMEMVKQDRVYDFLLYMIVPVQVGMIVMLSWKLSQPGLTVAEIVGKIWATGIGCGVLGINVAHELGHRSTWYEQWMAKILLLTSLYMHFFIEHNRGHHKHVSTPEDPASARRGEWLFTFWFRSVWGSYWSAWEIENKRVQKLGKPILSLSNEMVVYHLLQSAALAAIAFAFGWQVMLYFVAAAVSGFLLLETVNYIEHYGLQRKKMANGSYESVLPEHSWNSDHLFGRLLLFELSRHSDHHYRAGRKYQTLRHMAGSPQMPTGYPGMLVLAVFPPLWFWVMHREIDRYSKGDVNASQLANA comes from the coding sequence ATGAAGCATTTACGTGCCTTCAAATATGCATTCGTATTGACTGGCGTTGCCGCTGGGTTGATATCCATTTTGGGTCCGGGCATTTGGAGTTATTGCCTGCCGATCTATGCCTTTGGGCTGATTCCATTGCTGGAATTGCTCATCAAACCTGATCCGCACAACATTGAAGGTGCCGAAATGGAGATGGTCAAGCAGGATCGCGTCTACGATTTCCTTTTGTACATGATCGTCCCGGTGCAAGTCGGGATGATCGTAATGTTGAGCTGGAAATTGAGTCAGCCGGGGTTGACCGTCGCAGAAATCGTCGGCAAAATCTGGGCAACCGGTATCGGTTGCGGTGTCTTGGGCATCAATGTCGCCCACGAATTGGGCCACCGCAGCACTTGGTATGAGCAATGGATGGCCAAAATCTTGTTGCTCACATCCTTATATATGCATTTCTTCATCGAGCACAACCGCGGGCATCACAAGCATGTGTCTACGCCCGAGGATCCCGCGAGCGCAAGACGCGGCGAATGGCTGTTTACCTTTTGGTTTCGCTCTGTTTGGGGATCCTATTGGAGCGCCTGGGAAATCGAAAACAAACGCGTGCAGAAGCTGGGCAAGCCCATTCTGTCCCTTTCCAATGAAATGGTGGTCTATCACCTGCTGCAATCCGCCGCCCTTGCCGCGATCGCTTTTGCCTTCGGATGGCAGGTGATGTTGTATTTTGTTGCCGCCGCAGTCAGCGGCTTCCTCCTCCTCGAAACCGTCAATTACATCGAGCATTACGGCCTGCAAAGGAAGAAAATGGCCAATGGAAGCTACGAATCCGTTTTGCCGGAGCATAGTTGGAATTCGGACCATCTTTTTGGGCGTCTTCTGCTCTTCGAATTGAGTCGCCACAGCGACCACCATTACCGGGCAGGACGCAAATACCAAACCTTGCGCCACATGGCAGGCAGCCCGCAAATGCCGACGGGGTATCCCGGCATGCTGGTCCTCGCTGTTTTTCCGCCGCTTTGGTTTTGGGTCATGCACCGGGAAATCGATCGGTACAGCAAAGGCGACGTCAATGCAAGTCAATTGGCAAATGCCTAG
- a CDS encoding pyridoxamine 5'-phosphate oxidase family protein: MENSSADSIRSDRSAVKRLSDRGHYDRDLVDRILDAQVMCHIAFVHEGRPHVIPTLYGRDGDRVLFHGSALSRMLHAATEGPEICFCVSILDAMVLARSAFHHSANYRSVILYGKPILIEGDAAKNDALRIISDHVLPGRWEECRPPSAGELKATTVLALEIKEGAAKVRAHGAKDDPADKTLDFWAGLLPIYAQMGDPIRANDLRGDIPLPESIKQFQESPFLSKDKDFDLT, translated from the coding sequence ATGGAAAATTCATCCGCAGACTCCATTCGCAGCGACCGCAGCGCCGTCAAAAGGCTCAGTGACAGGGGCCACTACGACCGTGATCTTGTCGACCGCATTTTGGACGCGCAAGTCATGTGCCATATCGCCTTCGTGCACGAGGGGCGGCCGCATGTGATCCCGACGCTTTATGGCCGCGATGGGGATCGGGTATTGTTTCATGGTTCGGCTTTGAGCCGTATGCTGCATGCTGCCACCGAAGGTCCGGAAATTTGCTTTTGCGTTTCCATCCTGGATGCAATGGTGTTGGCAAGGTCGGCCTTTCATCACAGCGCCAACTACCGCAGCGTCATCCTGTACGGAAAACCCATTCTGATAGAAGGCGATGCAGCCAAAAATGATGCGCTTCGGATCATCAGTGACCATGTATTGCCGGGTCGCTGGGAAGAATGCCGGCCACCAAGTGCTGGCGAACTGAAGGCAACAACGGTTTTGGCATTGGAAATCAAGGAAGGGGCAGCAAAAGTCAGGGCGCATGGTGCCAAAGACGATCCGGCAGACAAAACCCTCGATTTCTGGGCTGGACTCTTGCCGATCTATGCACAAATGGGAGATCCGATTCGTGCGAATGATCTCCGCGGGGACATTCCGCTTCCGGAAAGCATTAAACAATTTCAGGAGTCCCCTTTTCTTTCAAAGGACAAGGACTTTGACCTCACTTGA
- a CDS encoding DUF72 domain-containing protein, with protein sequence MNFGKLPDISRVDFTLPSDHERTSRVLAATAKYADSQPRIYIGATGWGNKEWLGKWYPARTKPIDFLTHYTRQFNTIEFNMTHYRIPDAEMVDRWRMQAAAGFVFCPKVPQQISHRARLRAEEPTLRFAEVMAGLGERLGPSFIQLPDHHGPKDLDLIRDYLKMWPDEQRLHWELRHPDWFGEGNGIAERGFDALEAAGHGTVITDVAGRRDVLHMQLTTPVLMLRFVGNGLHPTDYSRTDAWITRIGEWCEKGLREAYIFIHQPEVEQVPEFTAYWIKALNKSLMLDIALPKPIDTAIQGTLF encoded by the coding sequence ATGAATTTCGGGAAGTTGCCAGACATCAGCCGGGTGGATTTTACCTTGCCTTCAGACCACGAAAGGACTTCGCGGGTGCTGGCCGCTACAGCCAAATACGCTGACAGTCAACCGCGCATCTACATTGGGGCAACGGGATGGGGCAACAAGGAATGGTTGGGAAAATGGTACCCTGCGAGGACCAAGCCGATCGATTTCCTGACACATTACACCCGACAATTCAACACGATTGAATTTAACATGACCCATTACCGTATTCCGGATGCGGAGATGGTGGACAGGTGGCGGATGCAGGCAGCGGCGGGATTTGTCTTTTGCCCGAAGGTCCCGCAACAAATCAGCCATCGTGCGCGCTTGCGCGCCGAGGAACCCACCCTTCGTTTTGCGGAAGTCATGGCAGGTCTTGGTGAAAGGCTTGGGCCTTCGTTCATTCAACTTCCTGACCATCATGGCCCCAAAGACCTCGATTTGATTCGGGACTACCTGAAAATGTGGCCCGACGAGCAGCGTCTGCATTGGGAACTGCGCCATCCGGACTGGTTTGGGGAGGGAAATGGCATCGCCGAACGGGGATTCGATGCATTGGAGGCGGCAGGACATGGGACGGTGATCACCGATGTGGCCGGCCGGCGTGACGTTTTGCACATGCAATTGACCACCCCGGTTTTGATGTTGCGTTTTGTGGGCAATGGCCTCCACCCGACCGACTATTCCAGAACCGACGCGTGGATAACCCGCATCGGAGAATGGTGCGAAAAGGGGCTCAGGGAAGCTTATATTTTTATCCATCAACCCGAGGTAGAGCAAGTACCCGAATTCACTGCTTATTGGATCAAGGCTTTGAACAAGTCCTTGATGCTCGACATAGCCTTGCCAAAACCGATCGATACTGCCATTCAAGGCACCTTGTTTTAA
- a CDS encoding amidohydrolase family protein gives MLKLASNWLFTGTELLPDHTVVLDAAGKVQAIEAGIAADAKWKDGLICPAFVNAHCHLELSHLKGQIPRHTGMAGFVRTLQPLRDKFSEDEKVAAMHAAMQEMHQGGIAAIGDICNGVTSLQVKQAHPDFLFHNFIELFGLNPAMAEEIFMRGLELLREFGRHTSITLHAPYSMSVALRDKLLEYARRREWPQSIHMLESEEERQLFEDLEGPLMAFIRDIGAVFQAHTYRSVVDFVTESLPHNCNVLLVHNTEMTSPELDFIAKGWPRSYFVLCPEANRYIHGTLPDAPTFAAYPDRICLGTDSLAGNDRLSILSEMHALQSAFPLPSELLLRWATLNGAKALALDVSRFEVVPGSHPILINIPEFIGAEPLLPAQSNLQFLKTCS, from the coding sequence ATGCTCAAATTGGCTTCAAATTGGCTGTTTACCGGCACGGAATTACTTCCTGACCACACCGTGGTTTTGGACGCGGCTGGCAAAGTTCAAGCGATTGAAGCCGGAATTGCTGCCGATGCAAAATGGAAGGATGGCCTGATTTGCCCAGCCTTCGTCAATGCGCATTGTCACTTGGAGTTGAGCCATCTCAAGGGACAAATTCCGCGGCATACCGGAATGGCGGGCTTCGTACGGACCCTGCAACCCTTGCGTGACAAATTTTCAGAAGACGAAAAGGTTGCAGCGATGCATGCCGCGATGCAGGAAATGCACCAAGGAGGAATTGCCGCGATCGGTGACATCTGCAATGGTGTGACCTCGCTTCAAGTCAAACAGGCACATCCCGATTTTCTCTTCCACAACTTCATCGAATTGTTTGGGTTGAATCCGGCGATGGCGGAGGAAATTTTCATGCGCGGGCTGGAACTGCTCCGCGAATTTGGCCGGCATACTTCCATCACCTTGCATGCGCCTTATTCGATGTCTGTCGCCTTGCGCGACAAACTGTTGGAGTATGCCCGTCGGCGGGAATGGCCACAAAGCATCCACATGCTCGAATCCGAAGAGGAACGGCAGTTGTTTGAGGACCTTGAAGGGCCCTTGATGGCATTCATCCGCGACATTGGCGCTGTTTTTCAGGCACATACCTACAGATCTGTCGTCGACTTTGTGACGGAGTCACTGCCGCACAACTGCAATGTTTTGCTGGTACACAACACCGAAATGACCTCCCCTGAACTCGATTTCATTGCCAAAGGCTGGCCACGAAGTTATTTCGTCCTTTGCCCGGAGGCGAATCGCTACATTCATGGAACGCTGCCCGATGCGCCGACCTTCGCTGCTTACCCCGACCGGATTTGTTTGGGTACGGATAGCTTGGCAGGCAATGACCGCTTGTCGATCTTGTCGGAAATGCATGCTTTGCAGTCGGCATTTCCTCTTCCTTCGGAGCTGTTGCTGCGTTGGGCTACCCTCAATGGTGCAAAGGCTTTGGCGCTGGATGTCAGTCGATTCGAAGTTGTTCCAGGTAGCCATCCAATTTTAATCAATATCCCTGAATTCATCGGCGCGGAACCGTTGTTGCCCGCCCAATCCAACCTCCAATTTCTCAAGACATGTTCATAA